The Mycolicibacterium neworleansense sequence GCCGGTGCCGTCGGATGCCAGCGCCACCACCAACATCACCAGCAGCGCCGCGTACAGCGCGACATCGACGACGGTGCGGCTGTCACCCTTGGTCAGCGGCACCCGCTCAGGCCACGGTGGCAGGCGAATCGTCTTGGGCCGCAACCAGTAGAGGATCGATCCCATGGGCGGGAAGAACCGGTTGTTGAGCGGACCGAATCCGCAGCCGAGGCCGATGACCTCGAACAGCATCGTGTAGAACACGACCTTCTGGTAGACGATCGGCTCGGCGTACCAGGAGGCGACGTTGGTGAATCCGTCGACGCCGTCAGTGGTGAGCGCGATCAACCAGGCACCGAGAATGTACGCCAGGATCTTGACGACGTAGAACAGGTGCAGCGCCACCGGAGTCCCGAAGCCGACCTCGGCCCAGTGCCGCGCCATCGGCTGGATCTTCTCCGCGCGGGTGCCCTTGCTCCACTGCTCGAAGTCGATCTGGGGAGATTCCTGTTTGAGAAAACCCATGCCGGTCAGATTAGAACGTGTTCTAGTCCGGTGGTAGTCGTTCTGACCGGCAAGTGGTCGTCATTCTCGGCAGGCAGGTACTACGACTTCACCGGCGGGCGGAAGAAGATCGCCAGCTGGCCGATGCCGCCGAGAAGACCCAGCACCACCGCGATCGCCAGGCCGTACCAGCCGTGCAGCAGATCGTAGAAGCCACAGTTGGAGAACAGCAGGTGGTCAAGGCTGTAGCGACCGGCGCCGGTACCGGCGATCGCCACCGCGGCCACCGCCAGGATCAGGTTGTACTCCCAGCCTTCCTTGACGATGAAGAACCCGTTGCGCCGGTGCACGGTCCAGGCCGCGACCAGCATCAGTGCCACGAACCCCGCCGCGGGCACGGGGGTGAGCAGGCCGAGGGCCAGACCGAGACCGGCGGCGATCTCGGTGCTGGCCGCGACCCGGGCGTGGAACAGGCCCGGCTTCATGCCGATGCTGTCGAACCATCCCGCGGTGCCGGGGATCCGTCCCCCACCGAAGAACTTGTTGTAGCCGTGAGCGGCCATGGTCAGGCCGAGCACCACGCGCAGGAGCAGGATCGCAGTGTCGTAAGCGGAGGAAGCCATGTAACAGAATGTAGGACATCTGTTAAGCCGCCGCCCAGCCCCCATCCACACTGAGGATCACGCCGTGGATGTTGCCTGCGTCGTCACCGGCCAGGAATGCCACTGCCGCGGCGACCTCCTCGGGGGTACTCATGCGCCGGGACGGGATGCGCGCCAGCACCGGTGCGATGTGGTCGGCCGCTTCGACGGCACGCTCTGTGGCGATCGGCCCGGGCGCCACGGCGTTGACTCGCACCCCGCGCGGCCCGTACTCGACCGCCCACGACTTGGTCAACGAGTGCACCGCGGCCTTGGTCGAGGAGTACAGCGCCGACTGGTCGCCGCCGATCAGGCCGGTGATCGACCCGACGTTGACCACCGCGCCGTGGCCGCGCTCGGCCATCGCGGGCACCAGCGCGCCGGTCAGCAGGAAGGGAGCGATGACGTTCGTCTGATACGACTCCAACAGCGACTGCTCGGAAACCTCACCGGTGGGTTCCGGCATGCCCCACACTCCGGCGTTGTTGACCAGGATGTCGACGTGGCCGCCACCGGCTGCTGCCGCTTCGCGAGCCAGCCGGTCCACTTCCTCGCCCCCGGCGCCCAGATCGGCCGCGACGAATTCGGCCCGCCCTCCGGCAGTCCGGATCTCGGCGACGACGGCATCGCCACGTTCCTTGTTGCGACCGCTGACGATGACGAAGGCGCCCTGGGCCGCCAGCGCCTTGGCGATGGCGACGCCCAGGCCGCCGGTGGATCCTGTGACAAGTGCTGTGCGGCCTTGCAGGCGCGTAATGTTTGGACTCATGAGTCCAGGTATAGGCCGATGAAAATGGACCTGCAAGTCCAGAAGCTGACCGCCAAGGGCGAGGCCACCCGGCGCCGCATCATCGAGGGCGCCGCGGCGGTGATCCGTACCAACGGCGTCGCCACCACCACCCTCGATGACATCCGAGCCCACACCCAGACCTCCAAGAGCCAGCTGTTCCACTACTTCCCCGACGGCAAGGATCAACTGCTGCTCGCGGTCGCCGAACGCGAAGCCCAGATGGTGCTGGAGGATCAGCAGCCCTACCTCGGCGAGCTGACCTCATGGGCCGCCTGGCAGCGGTGGCGCGACGCCGTGGTGGAGCGCTATCGCCGCCAGGGCCAGAGCTGCCCGCTCAGCCTGCTGATGTCGGAGATCGGCCGCACCACGCCAGGCGCCCAGGCCGTCACCAAAGCCCTGCTCCGACAATGGCATGACGAGATCAGCACCGGTATCCGGCACATGCAGGAGCAGGGAAAGATGGCCGCCGATCTGGATGCCGACCGCGCGGGTGCCGCCTTGCTGGCCGGGATCCAGGGCGGCGTCAGCGTGATGCTGGCCTCCGGCGACCTGAGCTACCTGGAATCCGCGCTGGACGTCGGGATCGCCATGATGCGGCGCGGTTAGCCGAGCGCCGCATTCAGCCGGGCCATATAGGCGTCGATGTCCCCGACCGCCGACTGCGCTGCATGCACGCTGACCGCCACCGTTTCGCCGATGCCGTGCACCCCGTGGGTCAGGCCCATCATCAGCGACAGCGACGGATATCCGGCCGTCACCACCACCCCGGCAGTCCCGAGCCTCAGATCGGCAGCGCCCCGATTGACGCTGGACACCACCGTGTTGCCGGTGACCATGGGCGCGCGCACCGTCGGATCGAACTGAGCTATCCCCCAACGCAACAACGGCGCGGGCGTGGCGGCGAACGCCCGGCTGGACGCGATCATCGCCGGATGCGCCGCGCGGCGGCGACGATCGGCGAAATCCGCGACGATTCGGGCAATGCGGTCCGGTTCGGCGACTTCGGGATACAGCCCGATGCCGACGTTGCCGAAGTGGTTGTGAGCCCGACGCACACCGGCTTTGGCCATCGGTACCTCGGCGCCGAGCTCAGCGATGTCATCACCGAGCTCACGCAGATGCTCCCCCAGCGCCGAGGAGATGGCCGCCAGAACCCCGACGGTCACGGTCGGTCCGCCTATCTGGGCGCGGTGCCGAACAAGGGTGCGGACCCAGCGCTGTCCGGTCGGCGCGGCGTTGCTGTGCAGTACCGGTCGCGACGGTGCCTGCGACGGCACTGCTCCGGATGCGTTGTCGCGCTCCAACTCCCGGTAAGTGCGAGCCGCCTGCACCGCACGCCACGGCAGCCGCGCGGTGGGGAGCCGCTGCGTGGGCACGGGGACCACCTCGCCGGGCCGACCCAACAACCAGGCAGCCAGCGCCGAGGCCAGGGTGCCGTCGGCGAGGGCGTGGGACATCTGCAGCACAGCGACGGCGCCGGCCTCGGCCTCGGTTCCGGGGACCTCCCGTACCCGGGCGAACACATGCAGACGCCAAGGTGCGACGGTGGCGTCGAGCTGCTGACCGCCCAGCCCGGCCACCACGTCCAGACACTCGATCCAGCCCAGTTCGGCGTCGTACCTGACGAACTGATCGTCACCCACCACCCGTGGCGCCCACGCCGGATAGGTCAGCCGGCAATCGTCGCGAACCCGCACCGCAAGGTCTGGGCAGCGCTGCGCACGGTCGCGCACCACGGCCAGCGCGGCATCCAGATCATCGGGCACACCGTCGAATCCGTACAGCAGGAACTGATCGTTGGGAAGTTTGGCCGACATCCACCAGTTCTGGGCGTCGATTGCGGCCAGCCGGCGCACCGGTCAACTCCTCCCGGGACTGCCGACGAAATCCACGATGTGCTTGGCCACCACATCCGGCTGTTCGAGCTGCAGGAAGTGCCCGGCGTGATCGACGATGTTCACCGCGCTGCCCGACGGCAGAACTCTCCGCACCCACCGGGCGTAATCCGGTGTCGCGCAGCCATCGTCGGTGCCGTGCAGGTACAGCGTCGGCACCGACGGCGGCAGCAGCCAGTGGTGGTGTAACTCGGCGTACTGCGGCGGCGGCTTGCTGAGGCGGATGGTCGCCCGGTAATACCCCAGCGCGGCGCGCCACCGATCCCGCGCCCCGATGGCGGCGTCGACGTGGCGTACGTCCTCGGCCGCGTCGTACCCCGGTGACCACAACTTCCACAGCCGGGGCACCACCCAGGACGCGGAACGGTCAGGCAGCCAGGGCAATTGGAAGTACATCATGTACCAGCTGCGCAGCATCTGGCGCGGCAGCCTGGCCATGAGCTTGCCCGCCTCGGGTACCCGGCCCAGTGGCTGGAACGACGCCGGAGGCGGTACCGACATGATCACCGTCTTGGCGAATGCGTTGTCCGGCATGGCGGCCAGGCCCGCGGCCGCGATGGCGCCCCAGTCGTGCCCGATGAGGACGTCGCGTCCGGTCGGTCCTGCGGCCTGCAGCACGCGCAGCGCGTCGTCCATCAACGCCCCGACGTGATAGCTCCCATCGGCCGGAATCGAGGATGGCACGTACCCGCGCAGGAACGGCGCCACAACTTTCCAGCCGGCCTCGGCCAGCGCCGGGGCCACCTTGCGCCAGCCGTAGGCCGTATCGGGAAAGCCGTGTAGACACAACGCAACCGGGCCGTTTTCTGGACCCCAAACGAGTGCCCGCAGTTGCACGGCCGGGGTGGCGACGTCGATCCAGCGAGGCTCGGTCATCACAGCGGCACCGGCTCGTACTGGGACATCAACCAGCGGTCGCCCTCTTTGACCATGGTGACCCGGGCAACCGACGGGGTCTTCTCCGGCATGTGATCTCCGACCTGGACGCTCTGGTTGACGAACAATACGATCTCGGCGGTGTCGGGTTTGGCGCTCACCACCCCCGCACGCAACACGTCAGCGACAGCCGCGATCCGCTGGGCCTGCGCCGCCGGGATGACCTCGTTGATCATCGCGGTATAGGTGCCCAGGAAGTCCCCCGTCATCCGTTCACGGACCGCGGTGAGCTGCTCCTCGACAGACTCCGTCTCATACGACAGCATCTGGACGGTGATCTCTTTGGCGGCCTGAACCGATTCGACTCGGGCCGTGTCACTTTCATCCTGCGCCACGGTCAGCCACCGGAACACCCCGGAGGTGATTGCCAACACCAGAGCGATGGCCGCCAGCACGACCGGCAAGCTGACCCGCCGGCGAGCGGGCGCCGGCTCGGCTTCCTCGGACTCGGCTTCCTCGGACTCGGCTTCGTCGGGCGCTTCGGTCTCTTCGGTCTCTTCGGTCTCTTCGGGCTCGGCGTCGACCGACTCCTCGGCGACCGGCTCCTCGGCGACCGTTTCCTGAACCGGCTGAGGTTCCTCGACGGCCGTGTCCGCGGCCGCTTCGGGCTCGGGACTTACCTGCTCGGCGCTCTCCACGGGTTCCACTGCGGCCTTACGACGCCCGGCCGGCGGCATCTTGTGCCGGCCGCTCACTGGATGAACTCCACGTTGGAAACCTTTGCCTTGCCTTCAATGTCCTGCACCGTCAACACCATTCGCCACACCTGCGGCGCCTGCTCCGGTACACCCGCATTCGTCGACCGCACGGTCACCGACACCAGGACATCCGCGGTGTCGTTCGAGTAGGACTCCAGCCCGGAAGAGGTGACCGTGCCCACCGACTTCGACTTGATCTGCTTGACCACGTCGAGGAAGGATTTCGAACGCTTCTCGAAGTCGTCGTAGAACCGACCGGTCGACGAGTCCAGCACTCGCTGCACGTCACCCTCGGCGTGCTCCCAATCGATGCTCGTCAGGTTCGTCGCACCCTGCCGCGCTGTGTCCACGAACATGTCGCGCCGCTGCTGTTCGTGATGGACCTGATAGAAGCCGTAGCCCAGCCAACCGGTCAGCACCACCAGCGCGAGGACGAGCACCCCTCCGACAAGCCCGCCGGTCGGCGCGCGCAGGAACCCGCGGCGCGCCGGTTCCGTGTCGTCGACCGGTGCTGCGGCCTCGGGTTCGGTGGGCTCAGCCGTCTCCTTTTCAGCCTCGGATTCTGGAACCTCGGCTTCGGGGGCGGACTGGCTCGACTCCTCGGACTCGGTCGGTTCGACCGCCTCGGTGTCGGCGCTGTCGTCTGCCATACATCTGCTCCTCGGTGGCACTACGGGGGTGCGTGCACGTCACGCGTGCGGTCCAACGTACGTGGCACCGGTCACACCGTCATCAGCGGTACCGGCAGTCCCGGGTAGGCCTGACGGTCACGCGCCGCCGGACTCCGTACACGTGAATTGCGCCCCGACCGCACGCAGCGCGAAGTCGATCACCTCGGCCTGCGCTACCTCACATTCGCCGTCGGAGCACAGGCGCGACATCGCATGGCTGACCACCGCGCCGATCGCGATCGCGTCCTGCTCCGGTTTGGCCGAGGGAAACGACCCGTCGTCCAGGCCCCGGCGCAGGATCGCCGCCAGCGATCGCTCACGGTCGTCGTGCCACTGTTCCCGGGCCGAGCGATAGCCCTTGGCCGCACGCACCTCGTCCGAATCGAGCACGGTCATGTGCATGTTCAACCGCGCGTCCTGCAGAAGGCCGAAGATCTGGCCGAGCCAGACCCGCAGTTGATCAGGGGGCGGACCGTCGTAGTGGTCGGCGATTCGATCGAGCCGACGCGCCAACGAGTCGCCCTCCCCGCGCATCATGGCCAGGAACAAGGCGTCCTTGGATTCGAAGTGCCGGTAGAACGCGCGAGTGGACAATCCGGCCCTGGCCAGCATGGCTGCCACCGGCACCGCGCCGGTGTGGGGCTCGGAAAGGCAGCTGAAGGCGGCCTCGATGATGGCGTCGCGTTCGCTGACGTCGCCCACCACGTCATCCGCCTCGGCACCCGACTCGATCTGCACGATTGACGATTCTAGAAACGGCACGCCGCAGATGCGGCCAAAACCCACCTGGGTAACGTGACCTTCGGGGGCCGGCGAGAGGAATGTCTGTGAGCACCGGGAACACCGAGCACAGCGAATCGCGCACCGTCACGTTCCGGGGAGTCGACGACCTGAACCTGGTTGGCGACGAATGGAACCGCGACGCCGGGTCCGCTGCTGACCGACCCACTGTCCTGCTGCTGCACGGCGGCGGACAGAACCGGTACTCCTGGAAGAACACCGGACAGATCCTGGCCGATCGTGGTCTGCACGTGATCGCCCTGGATGCACGTGGTCACGGCGACAGCGACCGCTCACCCAGTGCGAACTATTCGGTGGAAGCGCTGTCCGCCGATGTGCAGCACGTGCTCTATCAGATCGGGCGCCCGGTGGTCCTCATCGGAGCCAGCATGGGCGGTCTGACCAGCATCCTGGCCGCGCACGAGGCAGGCCCGGAGCTGGTCACCAAGCTGGTCCTGGTCGATGTGGTGCCGCGGTTCGAGAAGAGCGGCAGCGCGCGCATCCGCGAATTCATGTTCAGCAACGTCGACGGCTTCGACTCGCTGGAGGAAGCCGCCGAGGCCGTCGCGGCCTACCTGCCCTACCGCACCAAGCCCCGCAGCCCGGAGGGACTGAAGAAGAATCTGCGGCTGCGCGACGGGCGCTGGTACTGGCACTGGGATCCGGCCTTCCTGACCAAACCCGAAGACGACCCGTTCGTGCGGGTGGAGAAGCTCGAACAGGCCGCGATGAACCTGACCATCCCGATCCTGCTGATCCGCGGCAAGCTCTCCGACGTCGTCAGCCCGGAAGGCGTGCAGGACTTCCTGGACAAGGTGCCCGCCGCCGAGTTCGTCGAGTTGTCCGACGCGGGACACACCGCCGCCGGTGATGACAACGACGCGTTCTCCCAGGTCGTCGTGGAGTTCGTCGGACGGTGAGCTCGGCAGCCCTGGTAAACCAAGCCGCCGTTGAGCATTGAGGTGGACGGCGCCGATTTCTACACCGGCTTACCGCGCCTGCTCAGTCCCTTCGGCCTCGGCCAGCCGCTGGTGCAAGCGCTCGCGAATGTCCTCCGGGGTGTAGGCATTTCGGCGACGCTGATCACGCGCCACCATCACACCGCCCGCCACGACTCCGGCGACACCGGCCAGCCCCACCCACTTCCAGATGCTACGCATGCTCTGAGTGTGCCTAAGCTGCGGACGTGAATGCGAACACGGTGTCGTTGACCAAGGCGCTGGAGGACACCCGGACCGGTGACATCTGGCTGTTTCGCGGTGGCTCCGGACCGGACCGGGCGATCCAGACCCTGACCAACAGCCCGGTCAACCACGTCGGCATGACGGTGGCGATCGACGACCTGCCACCGCTGATCTGGCACGCCGAGCTCGGCGACAAGCTGCTCGACGTGTGGACCGGCACCAACCATCGCGGGGTGCAACTCAACGATGCCCGCCAGGTGGTCGAACGCTGGGCACAGAGCTACGGGCAGCGCTGCTGGTTGCGTCAGCTCACCCCGTTTGCGTCTCGGGAGCAGGAGGACCAGCTCCTCAAGGTGATCGCCCGCATGAACGGTACGGCCTTCCCCACCACGGCGCGCCTGACCGGACGCTGGCTGCGCGGACGGATACCGATCGTCAGCGATTTCACCCGCGGAATCCCCTTCGTGCACAAAAAGGTTCGCGAGTCCGCCGAACGCAAGAAGGCGCAGAGCCGCCAGGTCGGGTTGGAGACTGCGTACTGCGCCGAGACGGTGGCCATCACTTATGAGGAGATGGGCCTGCTGAGCACCGAGAAGCACTACAACTGGTTTGATCCGGGCTCGTTCTGGAGTGGTGACGAGTTGCCGCTGGCCACCGGTTACGGATTGGGCGACGAGATCTCGGTGATCATCGACTGACTGAATTCGCCGGTTTGCCGCGTGGCGAAGGCCGGGCGATGCACAATTTGCTGAAGACATGGCGCCTCGCAGGAGGGGAGCAACCATGGACTCAGTTACCCGGCTGGTCGTCGTCGCAGCGTCCGGCGCCCTGGCCCTGGCCGGCTGGGGATTGAACGTAGCCCAGGCCGATCCGGCCTTCGGGCCGAGTTATCAGGGCGGGAACTGTCCGGGCGGGATCACCTGCACGCACTGGTGTCCGGGTGATCCGCCGATACCGGGCAGCCAGGTCATCACCTGGGATGCCGGCATCTGCCACGACTGGTACTGGAATTCAGAGGGTGTCGTGGACATCGCCTCCAACACGATCTATCCGTGGCACGGGGTTCCGCATGAGGCTCCCCCTCCGCCGGTTCTGGGACCACCGCCACCCCCGGCTCCACCACAGCCGCTCCCCCCGGATTGCCCGCCCTGGTCACCAATCCTGGCCCCGTCGCGATGTGGCGGGCTGTAGCGCTCATTTCCGTTTCGGGGCCAAGGCCGGTTCCCCATATACCTGGCAGCACAAGGCATTCCACCGATAGCAGGCATGCTCGAGTTGCTGGAGAAGGCTAGCGGGGAGACGAAACATCAGTTGGAGGTCGGACAGGTCAACCTCGGCCCCTGAGGTCGCCCTGCCGCTCTTCAATCACACCGTTCCGCGGGCGGCCCACGCGCAGGCGGTGACGGTGACGGGTCCGCCGCCCAGATGTTCGCGAGCCACTGCCATGAGATGCGCACGACCGTCGTCATCGAGGCCTTGGACATAATCACCGGCGGGTCCCACACCGAATGTGTACGGCTCCCACCACTCCTGGAAAGTGGGATGCACAACCTCGACCGTGAGGGGACGCTCGTCCACCTGGCGCAGACCTGCGGCTTCGAGCATTTCGTTCAGGTGGCCCCGATGCGCCCCGGACAGTAAGGCCTCATCCTCGGCGTTCGGATCGATGAGGTGAACCGCCTCCCAAAAAGGCGCCAGTGCGCCAGTCGGCCCGTCCCACACGCAGGCCGCGATGACGCCGCCCGGGCGGGTCACCCGCGCCATCTGCCTGATGCCGGCCACCGGGTCCGTCATGAAGTGCACGACCAGTTGCGCCAGGGACGCATCGAAAGTGGCTGCGCCATAAGGCAATTTCTCGGCTACACCGTGGCGCGCGTCGACACTGGGGAAGCGCGCGTGAATCGCGTCGATGAACGGCGGCGAGGGGTCGATCGCCGCAACGTCGGCTCCGACCGACAACAGATGCGCGGTCAGCGCACCCGGCCCACACCCGACATCGAGCACCTTGTCGCCCGCGCCAATTCCGGCGAATGCCACGAAGACCTCCGCCAGAGGCTCGGCGTACCGGCCCATGAAGCGCGTGTAAGCGTCCGGTGGGACGAGAAACCCCACGAGAGAAGGCTATCCCCACAGGCCCGGGGCGATATGCGATTTGTCAGCGCTCGGATCTGGGCCGATGTCAACATGAACGTGTTTCACGCAGAGGCCGCGGGCCTCCCGCCGGTGCAGTGGAAGGATCTGCTGGAGTGCCGCCAACCCCGGGGAGACTGATGGCCAACCGCTGGTCCGGAGTGACGATCGACTGCGCTGATCCCAGCCGGATGTCTGCATTCTGGGCCGCACTGCTCGGTATTCCAGCGTCGAGCGAGCATGGGGATGATCCGAACTGGGCGACCGTGGGCTCGCGCTCGGGACGGTTTCCCCGACTCACCTTCCAGCGCGTACCCGAACCGAAGGTCACCAAG is a genomic window containing:
- a CDS encoding DoxX family protein, with translation MASSAYDTAILLLRVVLGLTMAAHGYNKFFGGGRIPGTAGWFDSIGMKPGLFHARVAASTEIAAGLGLALGLLTPVPAAGFVALMLVAAWTVHRRNGFFIVKEGWEYNLILAVAAVAIAGTGAGRYSLDHLLFSNCGFYDLLHGWYGLAIAVVLGLLGGIGQLAIFFRPPVKS
- a CDS encoding SDR family NAD(P)-dependent oxidoreductase, with amino-acid sequence MSPNITRLQGRTALVTGSTGGLGVAIAKALAAQGAFVIVSGRNKERGDAVVAEIRTAGGRAEFVAADLGAGGEEVDRLAREAAAAGGGHVDILVNNAGVWGMPEPTGEVSEQSLLESYQTNVIAPFLLTGALVPAMAERGHGAVVNVGSITGLIGGDQSALYSSTKAAVHSLTKSWAVEYGPRGVRVNAVAPGPIATERAVEAADHIAPVLARIPSRRMSTPEEVAAAVAFLAGDDAGNIHGVILSVDGGWAAA
- a CDS encoding TetR/AcrR family transcriptional regulator; translation: MDLQVQKLTAKGEATRRRIIEGAAAVIRTNGVATTTLDDIRAHTQTSKSQLFHYFPDGKDQLLLAVAEREAQMVLEDQQPYLGELTSWAAWQRWRDAVVERYRRQGQSCPLSLLMSEIGRTTPGAQAVTKALLRQWHDEISTGIRHMQEQGKMAADLDADRAGAALLAGIQGGVSVMLASGDLSYLESALDVGIAMMRRG
- a CDS encoding WS/DGAT/MGAT family O-acyltransferase, producing MRRLAAIDAQNWWMSAKLPNDQFLLYGFDGVPDDLDAALAVVRDRAQRCPDLAVRVRDDCRLTYPAWAPRVVGDDQFVRYDAELGWIECLDVVAGLGGQQLDATVAPWRLHVFARVREVPGTEAEAGAVAVLQMSHALADGTLASALAAWLLGRPGEVVPVPTQRLPTARLPWRAVQAARTYRELERDNASGAVPSQAPSRPVLHSNAAPTGQRWVRTLVRHRAQIGGPTVTVGVLAAISSALGEHLRELGDDIAELGAEVPMAKAGVRRAHNHFGNVGIGLYPEVAEPDRIARIVADFADRRRRAAHPAMIASSRAFAATPAPLLRWGIAQFDPTVRAPMVTGNTVVSSVNRGAADLRLGTAGVVVTAGYPSLSLMMGLTHGVHGIGETVAVSVHAAQSAVGDIDAYMARLNAALG
- a CDS encoding alpha/beta fold hydrolase, with protein sequence MTEPRWIDVATPAVQLRALVWGPENGPVALCLHGFPDTAYGWRKVAPALAEAGWKVVAPFLRGYVPSSIPADGSYHVGALMDDALRVLQAAGPTGRDVLIGHDWGAIAAAGLAAMPDNAFAKTVIMSVPPPASFQPLGRVPEAGKLMARLPRQMLRSWYMMYFQLPWLPDRSASWVVPRLWKLWSPGYDAAEDVRHVDAAIGARDRWRAALGYYRATIRLSKPPPQYAELHHHWLLPPSVPTLYLHGTDDGCATPDYARWVRRVLPSGSAVNIVDHAGHFLQLEQPDVVAKHIVDFVGSPGRS
- a CDS encoding Mce protein, with the translated sequence MADDSADTEAVEPTESEESSQSAPEAEVPESEAEKETAEPTEPEAAAPVDDTEPARRGFLRAPTGGLVGGVLVLALVVLTGWLGYGFYQVHHEQQRRDMFVDTARQGATNLTSIDWEHAEGDVQRVLDSSTGRFYDDFEKRSKSFLDVVKQIKSKSVGTVTSSGLESYSNDTADVLVSVTVRSTNAGVPEQAPQVWRMVLTVQDIEGKAKVSNVEFIQ
- a CDS encoding TetR/AcrR family transcriptional regulator, producing the protein MQIESGAEADDVVGDVSERDAIIEAAFSCLSEPHTGAVPVAAMLARAGLSTRAFYRHFESKDALFLAMMRGEGDSLARRLDRIADHYDGPPPDQLRVWLGQIFGLLQDARLNMHMTVLDSDEVRAAKGYRSAREQWHDDRERSLAAILRRGLDDGSFPSAKPEQDAIAIGAVVSHAMSRLCSDGECEVAQAEVIDFALRAVGAQFTCTESGGA
- a CDS encoding alpha/beta fold hydrolase, with the translated sequence MSTGNTEHSESRTVTFRGVDDLNLVGDEWNRDAGSAADRPTVLLLHGGGQNRYSWKNTGQILADRGLHVIALDARGHGDSDRSPSANYSVEALSADVQHVLYQIGRPVVLIGASMGGLTSILAAHEAGPELVTKLVLVDVVPRFEKSGSARIREFMFSNVDGFDSLEEAAEAVAAYLPYRTKPRSPEGLKKNLRLRDGRWYWHWDPAFLTKPEDDPFVRVEKLEQAAMNLTIPILLIRGKLSDVVSPEGVQDFLDKVPAAEFVELSDAGHTAAGDDNDAFSQVVVEFVGR
- a CDS encoding guanylate cyclase, with translation MNANTVSLTKALEDTRTGDIWLFRGGSGPDRAIQTLTNSPVNHVGMTVAIDDLPPLIWHAELGDKLLDVWTGTNHRGVQLNDARQVVERWAQSYGQRCWLRQLTPFASREQEDQLLKVIARMNGTAFPTTARLTGRWLRGRIPIVSDFTRGIPFVHKKVRESAERKKAQSRQVGLETAYCAETVAITYEEMGLLSTEKHYNWFDPGSFWSGDELPLATGYGLGDEISVIID
- a CDS encoding class I SAM-dependent methyltransferase, translated to MGFLVPPDAYTRFMGRYAEPLAEVFVAFAGIGAGDKVLDVGCGPGALTAHLLSVGADVAAIDPSPPFIDAIHARFPSVDARHGVAEKLPYGAATFDASLAQLVVHFMTDPVAGIRQMARVTRPGGVIAACVWDGPTGALAPFWEAVHLIDPNAEDEALLSGAHRGHLNEMLEAAGLRQVDERPLTVEVVHPTFQEWWEPYTFGVGPAGDYVQGLDDDGRAHLMAVAREHLGGGPVTVTACAWAARGTV
- a CDS encoding VOC family protein, giving the protein MANRWSGVTIDCADPSRMSAFWAALLGIPASSEHGDDPNWATVGSRSGRFPRLTFQRVPEPKVTKVRIHLDVQVDDIAVGREQVEALGGRWAGIRNDYDEGVVLVMLDPEGHEFCLVQYFDCHAAD